CGGACGTTGTAGCTCGAGACGGACTTACCGAGCCGTTGCCGAGCCATTTCCAATAGCAGCAAGGTTGTCAAACCGCCATTGGCGACCATAGCTGGGTAGCCCTCGACCTCGGTGGCATACGTCCGGTCATAGTGTATTCTATGCCCGTTGAAGGTTAGCGCCGAATAACGAAACAGTGCCACCGGATTGGCAATAAAACTACCCTTCCACGCGGGTTCGGGCAACTTTTCGGGAGCCTTGTCGACCGCGGACCGGTTGATCGGCTGCTCTGGACCAAGGTAAACGACTTGCTGATGTTCAGTCATGGCCAATCCAGCCGGTCCGTTAATCTCGTGACGAATGGTAACGAACACCATCGGGCCGTTACGCCCCTCCTTTGGCGTGACTTCGGTAATCGTGGATCTCCTTTCGACGGGATCCCCGATGCGTAGCGGCTTGAC
The DNA window shown above is from Sphingomonas paeninsulae and carries:
- a CDS encoding FAS1-like dehydratase domain-containing protein, whose product is MDIVDYSDRVRIEQDEVSLPLCRRLGALLDLDFDELKRGDELPFPWTAVLFPGVARQSDIGEDGHPLRGDFLPPIALPRRRFAGRSVELVKPLRIGDPVERRSTITEVTPKEGRNGPMVFVTIRHEINGPAGLAMTEHQQVVYLGPEQPINRSAVDKAPEKLPEPAWKGSFIANPVALFRYSALTFNGHRIHYDRTYATEVEGYPAMVANGGLTTLLLLEMARQRLGKSVSSYNVRAVRPLFEDQTASLYGVADTEGGLFWALNPAGELVMKIDIRTQ